The Arachis hypogaea cultivar Tifrunner chromosome 14, arahy.Tifrunner.gnm2.J5K5, whole genome shotgun sequence genome has a segment encoding these proteins:
- the LOC112740883 gene encoding uncharacterized protein — protein sequence MAETASNAAEAPTPPVRLWRTAFLTLRDETLTAPPSSSSTPDLLRNLIFSQSYTLLSALPELPSHEVLSDILFLMELVSASSLNQEECTHIYTQTSRLIHDICRGVSFDVNPSSFTGVVNAFSKMLDLFPGKVAIDDESNRIRSSAGIISAIECLQAFRCIITSSQRRWLQSEDTLLVKFLLDTIASYQAAFWLIPHSMSKDKVDMRLSIESSSCELQTVAFGMLSKAISRAGSSFSVDMWRSMIKVVRKTMDFLAQKSSFVEDNVMSRFYESFLSCLHLILTDSKCSVSDHVSVFAAVLQMFLTYGLCGLTPSTPVLIGRGEKECNAESPRASWEQVNRSNRTAYRPPHLRKRECSKMKLSRAWDSQNMSDSESSAVNFTSSDSDFSDGDGSAKESGGTLNSRVRVAALICIQDLCQADSKSFSMQWSLLLPTSDVLQPRKRDATLMTCLLFDPCLKVRMASASTLVAMLDGLSSIFLQVAEYKDSSKFGSFTALSSSLGQILLELHRGILFSIQQEAHGKLLALLFKILRLVILSTPYSRMPPNLLATVVTSVRTRIREGFQFKSDQSSLLAAAVGCLTLALCSSPSTEVRKMLYEEVSSGYIKNEKKSGVLVMLFEYSLQWSCPTICLEALQWLLKLDGAHSAANLMIKLLIQYDLLQALKAVCHNYPNIVTACWERVSAIVWKSSEHGGSPTAFVSEKVLAAAIKVLDECLRALSGFQGTEDLSDDKLADIPFASDFIRGKKVSSAPLYESEGKDDVVNSEASECGIHEWCEAIEKHMPCILCHSSSLVRAASITCFAGMTSSVFISFTMEKQGFILSSLINAAINDDVPSVRSAACRAIGVVSCFPQVCQSAEVLDRFIHAVEINTCHTLISVRITASWALANICDAIRHTVSLEHMGSNSNPKLIVSLSECALHLTEDGDKVKSNAVRALGYISRIFKCSTSRFQDMSMDHLGPRTEGYSCSQNLIKCQRSNSNHYQLDYHENYCRLERIVKALISCVITGNVKVQWNVCHALGNLFLNETLSLQDMDWASDVYGVLLQLLRESSNYKIRIQAAAALAVPASVHDYGPSFSDIVQCVEDVMENIGQDQISGPSNFKYRVSLQKQLTLTMLHVLSFTSSTDDDQLKDFLVQKALILEDWFKGLCSSVEGELDVQDKIITDRKKVMICNAIQSLTQVYKGKQKDAIAQRFEELEGSL from the exons ATGGCGGAAACGGCGTCAAATGCAGCGGAAGCTCCAACGCCGCCGGTCAGGTTGTGGAGGACTGCGTTCTTGACGCTGAGGGATGAAACGCTAACGGcccctccttcttcctcttccacACCCGATTTGCTCCGTAACCTCATCTTCTCCCAATCGTACACTTTGCTATCCGCGCTCCCTGAACTTCCCTCTCACGAG gttttgTCGGACATTTTGTTTCTGATGGAACTAGTTTCCGCCAGCTCCTTAAACCAAGAAGAATGTACTCATATTTATACCCAGACATCACGTTTG ATCCATGATATATGTCGTGGTGTCTCCTTCGATGTGAATCCCTCATCTTTCACCGGTGTTGTTAATGCTTTCAGTAAGATGCTGGATCTCTTCCCTGGAAAAGTTGCCATAGACGATGAGTCAAACAGAATTCGCAGTAGCGCGGGAATAATCTCTGCTATTGAATGTTTGCAGGCTTTCAG ATGCATTATTACTTCGTCGCAAAGAAGATGGTTGCAGTCTGAAGATACATTACTGGTTAAATTTCTACTTGACACTATTGCTAGCTATCAAGCTGCATTTTGGTTGATACCTCATTCAATGAGCAAAGAcaaggttgatatgagattatcCATAGAAAGCAGTTCCTGTGAATTGCAGACTGTTGCTTTTGGGATGCTCAGCAAAGCAATCTCACGAGCTGGTTCATCCTTCTCAGTTGATATGTGGAGATCTATGATTAAG GTGGTGAGGAAAACAATGGATTTCTTGGCACAAAAAAGTTCATTTGTGGAAGATAATGTGATGTCCAG GTTTTATGAATCTTTTCTAAGCTGTCTTCATTTGATCCTCACTGATTCTAAATGCTCTGTTTCTGATCAT GTGTCGGTTTTTGCTGCTGTTCTGCAAATGTTCTTAACATATGGACTTTGTGGTCTAACACCAAGTACACCGGTTCTTATTGGTCGCGGGGAGAAGGAATGTAATGCAGAGAGTCCACGGGCAAGCTGGGAACAAGTGAACAGGTCGAATCGTACTGCCTATAGGCCTCCACACTTGCGCAAGCGAGAGTGTTCAAAAATGAAGCTGAGTAGAGCTTGGGATTCTCAAAATATGTCAGATAGTGAATCTTCTGCTGTTAATTTTACATCTTCAGATTCAGATTTTAGTGATGGCGATGGATCAGCAAAAGAGAGCGGTGGAACACTGAACTCAAGGGTTAGAGTGGCTGCCCTCATTTGTATACAG GACCTTTGTCAAGCGGATTCTAAATCTTTCTCTATGCAATGGTCCCTGCTTTTACCAACTAGTGATGTGCTACAACCAAG GAAGCGTGATGCAACTTTAATGACATGCTTGTTATTTGATCCATGTTTGAAG GTGCGAATGGCATCTGCATCCACACTAGTGGCCATGCTGGATGGTCTTTCTTCCATCTTCTTGCAAGTAGCAGAATATAAGGATTCTAGCAAATTTGGATCTTTTACAGCTCTTTCAAGTTCCCTTGGGCAGATTTTACTGGAACTTCATAGAG GTATTCTGTTCTCAATACAGCAAGAGGCCCATGGTAAACTGCTGGCTTTGTTGTTCAAGATTCTTCGGCTTGTGATATTATCTACACC ATATTCAAGAATGCCACCAAATTTGTTGGCTACTGTTGTGACATCTGTTAGAACAAGGATAAGAGAGGGATTTCAATTTAAAAGTGACCAGAGTAGTCTATTG GCTGCTGCTGTTGGTTGCTTGACTCTAGCTCTATGTTCCTCACCATCAACTGAAGTGCGGAAGATGCTTTATGAGGAGGTTTCTTCAG gttatattaaaaatgaaaagaagtcAGGTGTTCTCGTTATGTTATTTGAGTATTCATTGCAATGGAGCTGCCCAACCATTTGCCTTGAGGCACTTCAG TGGCTGCTGAAATTAGATGGTGCACACAGTGCTGCAAATTTGATGATTAAGCTT CTGATTCAGTATGATCTTCTGCAGGCACTGAAGGCTGTTTGCCACAATTACCCCAACATAGTCACTGCATGTTGGGAACGAGTTTCTGCAATTGTCTG GAAGTCAAGTGAACATGGTGGTTCTCCTACTGCATTCGTTAGTGAAAAAGTTCTTGCAGCTGCTATTAAG GTTTTGGATGAGTGTCTTCGTGCGTTATCTGGATTTCAAGGAACAGAAGATCTTTCGGATGATAAGTTGGCGGATATTCCATTTGCGTCTGATTTCATAAGGGGGAAGAAAGTGTCATCTGCTCCATTGTATGAATCAGAAGGCAAAGATGATGTAGTAAATTCTGAGGCATCTGAATGTGGGATTCATGAATGGTGTGAGGCTATCGAGAAACATATGCCTTGTATCTTATGCCATTCTTCTTCACTG GTGAGAGCTGCATCCATTACATGTTTTGCGGGGATGACTTCTTCGGTGTTCATCTCATTCACTATGGAGAAGCAAGGCTTCATTTTGTCTTCTTTA ATCAATGCTGCTATAAATGATGATGTTCCATCGGTGAGGTCTGCTGCCTGTCGAGCTATTGGTGTTGTTTCATGTTTTCCTCAAGTTTGTCAGAG TGCAGAGGTACTTGACAGGTTTATCCATGCTGTTGAGATTAACACTTGTCATACCCTAATCTCA gtgAGGATTACAGCTTCGTGGGCTTTGGCAAATATTTGTGACGCTATTCGTCACACAGTTAGCTTGGAACATATGG GTTCAAATTCTAACCCCAAATTGATTGTATCATTAAGTGAATGTGCTTTGCATCTTACTGAGGATGGAGACAAG GTAAAATCTAACGCTGTTAGGGCTCTTGGATATATTTCAAGAATCTTTAAATGTTCAACATCAAGATTTCAAGACATGTCAATGGACCATCTAGGCCCAAGGACTGAAGGATATTCTTGCAGTCAGAATCTCATCAAGTGTCAAAGGTCTAATTCGAACCATTACCAATTGGATTATCATGAAAATTATTGCAGATTGGAAAGGATAGTTAAGGCACTCATTTCTTGTGTTATTACGGGGAATGTTAAG GTCCAGTGGAACGTTTGCCATGCTCTAGGCAATCTATTCCTGAACGAGACCTTAAGTTTGCAAGATATGGACTG gGCTTCCGATGTCTATGGTGTTCTTCTGCAATTATTACGCGAGTCATCAAATTATAAGATCAGAATACAAGCTGCAGCTGCATTGGCTGTGCCTGCGTCAGTGCATG ATTATGGCCCATCCTTCTCGGATATTGTGCAATGTGTGGAGGATGTAATGGAGAACATAGGTCAGGACCAAATTTCAGGGCCATCAAATTTCAAATATAGGGTTTCATTACAAAAACAG CTTACCTTGACAATGTTACATGTTCTAAGCTTTACATCAAGCACGGATGATGATCAGTTGAAAGATTTTTTAGTTCAG aaagcATTGATCCTTGAAGATTGGTTCAAGGGACTGTGCTCATCGGTTGAGGGTGAGCTTGATGTTCAAGATAAAATCATTACAGACAGAAAGAAAGTGATGATATGCAATGCAATACAATCATTGACACAAGTCTACAAAGGGAAACAGAAGGATGCAATCGCCCAAAGGTTTGAGGAATTGGAGGGCAGCTTGTGA